GTCCTCTTGGCATCCAAACTCCTTAAACAATTCCAGTtcaacaaaatcaacaacaaCGTAAAACAATAAATACTTCATTAATCATAATACATTCATAATTTATTCTTGTACCTCCCACACGACTGCTGAGTCTTGATTAATTCCTTTTTGGCCTCTCTTGGAGCAAACTGAGGCAAAGTTGTTTGACTTGTTGGACTTTGTGTTGCCAGACGAACTCAACATCAACTCCTTCTTCTTTGCATCTTTTGCCAAGGCTGCTGCAGCTTCTCTCCCACTATCATTTCTACAATTTTTACCTCTTTTGATCGATACAGTCTTTGCCAATCCATCAAGAAGAGATGGAAAAAGCATATTGTCCCTGCAGTTCaattatattacatataaatCACACACCCTTTTTCATTGTTTCAAcgaaatgaataatattaaaacagCAGCTAGATTAACTATACAACACCTTTCTCCTTCGTTAAGTTCCCAGAAAACAGTACTCGGAACttgtatttttttgaaatcTGAAGGCTGAATTATGGACGGTTCGATGTTAACAGCCAGACTTGAGCTTCAAGATCGCTTATACTCCATTGTTTGTCGTCTTCAACTTGCAGGCTCAAGTGTCTCAGCGTAACGTATAGCTTTACATAAACTGTAAGTTGACCAACCAATTTACCTAATAGCTTGGTTAGACTCCCAATCAATGCAATAGTAATGGGGTATTTCGGTCATTTTACTAGGTGAACAAGGTCAAGAGCGAACGTCACGCCCATTAACATAAGACATGCTTTTAGGTTATGACaaccaattaattaattaacataagaTTAACGTTAAAGAATAAACAATTATTAGTcggttataaaatatattattcaacaTTAAAAGACAAGTTCATGGTAATTAATTTTAGTATATACTTGTGGGTCAAAATGATcgagaataaaaaattacatctgcaataataattaataactaCACATTACCCAACCAAACACGTGGCTAAATAGTAGCCATACATTTCAAACTCAAAGGCTAATTACGCTTAATAATTTACGAAGATAAAATAATTCTGGAGTATTGTGGTGTTTGGTGACGAAGATAAAATAATTCTGGAGTTGTTACGAATTACTAGTATGCTCCAAGCactataatttatattagtttggaCAAGTTGGGTAGATTCCTTCATCCATATGAAAAGGAAACGGAAACGGAAAATGGTGGGGTTGGAGTTTGGATGGAAGTGAATACTGTGTTTGTTTCGGTAGCAATCGGTGTTGAAGAAGTTGACGTAGTTTTGGGGCCTCACTTTTGTGAAGGTGGCGAGTCATGAACCACTTGTCTTGTCTTCCCAGAAAGGCGGCTGGCTTCAATCTGCATTAACTACGATAATCAATTCACCGACATTTGGACCACATGTAAAATCTATACTCATATGATCTGCATTAATATAATGcatatactatattatataatttattatataatatagcaatatatattattttttatttatattatattataaccatatatcgtaaaatactAACCAcactttttttctcattcttgACTTGCAAATACCAAATAATAGTTctacataaattaatgaattttatacaagaaaaaatgaCCAGTTAAAAAATAGTTGGGATAGGGCAAAGCATAAATAGTGCATGCCTCTTTCTGCCATTCTGTGTCTTCCTCTCTCtctgtgtatgtgtgtgtgtttactATTCATTTTTTTGCAAAGAAAAAAGGAATTTTCCACAATTGTGGAAAAAAATAAGGTGGAGCTTACGATACTCCACAGCTCAATGAAAAACTTGAGTGGCATAATATTCGCTCTCATTAAACACAGGTCTTAAATCTTCTTTGCACATAAAATCCAAAGGAAATGAAACAAGATGTCCACGCACTGACTGTAATCTCTCCATGGGATCAGTTTGTTTTATATCTCCATTCACATATGATTCAAGATTCGCAGGAGCTATTCCCAAGTCTATGGTAGTATGGCTGATTTTCTCTTTCCACACGGCTACAGTTTGTCTGAATGCAGCTCTGCATGTTATTGTATTCAACGAAAATTATAGACTAGCACTAGCACATTGAAGAAAAGTGAAGGAACAAACTCATGCAAGTAAAATACCTGGAATGTATAAGATCGTTGGGTATGCAAGAAAAGACATCCTGGTAGACAGCCGTATTTGTCTgtcaaataaataacatttattaaCATCATAAGTTGTTAATCTGAGACAATGAGCAAAAGAAGCACAGAAAACTTTGTGTAGCGAGGATGACATGTCAATAACTCTATGCTTATGCTCTTTCTGTTCTCACCTTTGCTGTTGCAATCCATATATCTTTGTATGTTGAGTCAATCACCGGGTcgattatttgttttatctgaggagaaaataaaagaaggatTCAGTATCAGTCCAATATGTTTTTCCAAATACTGTTAGAAAAATTAATGCATGCTTCCAACATGCAAAAATGTAAGAAGTTTAGAGGTAAGAGCAAACAGTAAGGTCACTAACATCTCTAGCACGAAGACCAAGGTGTTCAGACCACAGCGATAGGCGAAGACTCAAAGCAAATTTTCCAGCCTTCCATGGTTTTCCTCCCATACATGAATCAACCAGCTCTTTGTCTTCAATAAGTACTCCAATCTGAAAAATCCACGTCAGCAAGGGCAACTTCTTCAGAAAGTGATTGACACATTGAATAAGAAAGAATTAGAACATAAAACATTATGCTGTCAGAATCAGGTAAAATAGCcttttgcttaatttttctgtGAAACCAAGGGCTGTGCTGGGCCATGATATTTCCTGCCCAGCAGGTAATCCCTacttgaaaagttatatttaggTACTGAATCGTGATGGTAGACTAGCTTCAGCAGAAAaacaaaactagcttcaaaatCTGTCAAAATTTGTATCCGAAATATTTTGATCACCACATTGTCTGCAACTGGCAAACACATGTACATGCATTGTTGTCACAAAAAAATCATGATTTTGTTACAAAATCACGTATGTTGGCCTCAAGGTCTGAAATTACATACTAAAGGtaaaaaaacaagaataaaatgATACCTCGGAATCTCTTGAACCAAGTAAACTCCTGTCATTTATATTAGCTGATCCAATCAAGGCTACACAATCatcaattatcataattttactaTGCACATACACctgcaaaaattttaaaaaaacaaggaACACAAAGCTTTCATAAATTTATGCCAATCAAACCATTAAAACATAGAGTACAATGACACCCCAGATTCCAGTAAAGAAACACAGAAAATTCACCAATATTTCTGGAAGATAAATGATCATATATGCTTATTATAAATTGCAATGATGAAAGAACTTACCTGACTGGTGGCCACTGGACCACCCTCAAATAATCTACCATAAGACCTAAGGCCATAGAAAGAGATGTAATCATGAGTCTTTGGACCAAGAAGTTCAAAAAGGTTATGCAATATTGAATTCTGTCCTCTGCAAATTGTTCGATACTGCCAATGCATTATGGCTCTCACAGATGCTGCACCACCATCATCAACACCACCCTGCAACAATTTGGATTCagtacatatatataaaatcaaactaactCTAAATTTCAAGATACACATGCAAGGAGTAGAACCTGAAAACCTGGAAGCAGTGGTATGACAATAATAACCCTGAAGCACTTCTTGTCATTGTATGCTCGCATAATACGCCTGTATAATGCTTCTAAAACACGATTCCTTATAATTTCATCCGCTGAAAGACctgatataaaaaattgattctGGGAACAATTGCCCAAAAATTCAAAAGCAGTCAGGATAAGGGAACTATACATTGGAAATTGTGCAAGCCCCCTCAACTTGAAGGAACAGTTATtcttaaagaacaaaaaaaccaaatttgtaattgaaaatacaaagcAAAAGTAAATTTACATACGAAACTCTGTCAAGCAAAATCTCTGTAGCCTAAGCCATTGATGCATAAAgtggtaaaaaaattaaactgcTTTACTTTCTTTCAAGTAAAAGATTGTGAAGTTCAGTACATACCTCTATATAAATAAAGTGCTCTGCTTTCTCAATGAGAGAAACATAAGCACAGTGAATGCTGTCCTCAATTAGGCTTGTTCCAGCAGACCACTGACTGACACTCCttaaaatctgaaaattggAGACCATTATTCATGGCAGAGGATACACAATTTTACTTATAAGGCAAAACAATTTGGGTGGAAAAGAAGTGGTGAAAACCAAACATTTGTAAAATAAGGATCAAATAGATAAGTCAATCAAGAAAATTCGTCCAGCTATGTTATGCATAACACATAATTAATTGTCATCTAGCAGAAATTAAATTCCTAAATGTGCTAGAAGGGTGCAGGGAATGATGTAAATAAAATGCATATTGCAACCAACATGATACCAAAGTGAGCCAAAACTTAAATATCACCAAAGCTATTCCCATTTGACAAACCAGAGACACAAAAACTACAATACTTCAGTCCACCCACCATAGCATACAGGTACTAAATTCATATATGGGGGCAAACTCCAGAAGATTCAATACTATCTTACCCCTTAATAGAGTACTTAGACATTTCcattgataattttgataaaactataaataaggTAAACTACAACAAAAGCTCAAAATAAGTAAAccatatatcaaattaaaagattCAAGATATCATAGTGAGAAAATGAGtggattattttaaatttagccAAGAATGAGAAAACTTCATATATCACACAATTTATGACTCACCTGACAACGGCATGAAGTACGTGGACCTACTTGTCCAGTTTCATCCATGGAACCAACTTGATCCCCACGTTCTTGCGTTTCCCACCACTCTGGATCCAAATTTTTATTGCTTGTCTGAGTTATTACATCTACAGATATTTTCATAGGCGACTGGGAGGAGTCATAGTCATCTACAAATCCTTTCATTGGCGTATCTGTAGTTACCGGTTCAATTTTGGCCTTCTGGTAGCGGAAAGAAACACTTTTGGTAGTATTAATATCCATCCCATTCGATTTTGGGCCCCCATGAGAACCATCCAGCCCACTGGAATCTTGAGGTAGGAGCAGTGGAATGTCTTGAAAAGATGACATAGAGGAAAAGGAATCCTGTCTTTTCATGCCTTTAGAATTGTCTTCACCATTCTTATGTCCAATCTCCACCTCTCTGCTTCTTCCCATGTAATGCGGAATAACCATCTGGTGTTGAGGCATAAGTAGTGGAATTGTTTCCTCATAAGGAGCTTTATTTCtctggaattaaaaaaaaacatctcTGTATTAGAATTCCAATCACAATAAATTCCACATAACCATATAAGTTGAATCGAAACACATACCTTAGCATAATTCCAGCGCTGAACAAAGTGCCTAGCCACATCACGACAAGGTGGTCCCCAGAGGGCACAGTGGACATCATGCCAAGGCATGCGAGGGTATTTTCCACGATCCAGTTCATCTTTCATTGTATCTTCCCATGAATTGGGTTCAGATTCCCTGGAAAAAATGTATTTgactttaatattattatataaactaaacaCCATGCCATAACTTCCTTCCCAAAACAATAGTCTAAGACCACAATAATTAGTCATTGGCACTATTGAAAATGTTATGCCCCAACATCTTGTAAACACAAGTCTTTTAATTCCTACCATAGCATGTCCAACAAATAATAGTTCACAAAGTGTTCCAACCACTAGTTATTTACTGCAGAAGTAAGTTTTTACcaccaaaatataattaaaacatgaGCATTTTGTCCACTTTGACCACACAAAGCAAAGCAGCAGAAGTTGTCTTCCAGAAAATTTCATCATCTAGATGGTACTACTTCAAGGATATAGAATGCTATAAACAAATATGGactgataaaaaataatagaagtTTAATAGTAACCGAGTAGACTAGAGCAATGATATTTTATAAGCAATTCTCAAACAAAAGCCATTTAACATTCTAAAAGTAGGATGTTTGCACAAAGAACATACCTTGGGTTATAATAGTCCTTTCCAGGCCATACCAGAGGAGGATTATCACCCAATTTGTGTTCAAATGTGTCATAACGACCAAAGCATAAGTCCAGTCCTCCAATAAAGCAAATCTGGTAATCaacaatgacaagtttttcATGGTGGGACCTATATGTAATCAAACATGGAAATCAGAAACAGAAATAATCCAGTATAATACAAAGATGGAACAAAAACTTTACAGCTGAAAATACTCTAGAATACTTTTCAAGTGATCCAACCATACCATAGGTAAACACCGGTAGAGAAGTGGTCCGGATAACGCAGTACCCTCACATTCTCATGAATGTTTAAAAGCTTTCTCTTGCTATACACACTGTTTATTTTCAAAGCAAGAGCAACCTCTTTGTAGAGAAGAATATAGATCTGCAGTTATAAGATACTGTTATTGTTATTGCTTATTCAAACAAAATGCTAAAAAGCTAAGTTctaaaaccaaactaaacatAAAACTTTTGTATCAAGATCTGACCGCCATTAAAGCACAAAAGAACTACatatcaagaaaaaataatatgtaaatttaatTGTACAGCCAAAATGTGTACAAGTACACCTATAATGAAAAGTTATGATAGGAAAACCAGTTAAAttgtagaaaaaaatataagttatatTTGGTTGAACACTACTATGCTTTCTGCACAATCTTGATGCCACAAGCATCATATACAGCATATAGTCATTAATTCCTCCAAAAGGTTTGAGACAGTGGCAGCGCCAATAGAATACCGTGACAGAAGTAGCCAAAGAATTCATCTCGATAGAAATGATTCACAAATCACAGTCTAACCACACCATTTGGCCTATCAGATAAAGAGTATAGAGTGAAAAAATGTATTGCATATGTTTACTTCATCAAtctagataaaataatattaaaacagtATCACAAACGAATACCTGAACCCCTTTCTTTGCTTTGTCTTCCAACAAAGCATCAAGCCGTGAAGAAGCATTAACATGAAAAGGACGCCGCATATACAATTCTGGGCACAGCCACCAGCCACAAATAAAAATCTGCATGAAACTTCTGATCATCAGATTCTTTAAACCACTATGTAGATAAAGATGTGGATTACCATAAATTTCTGAGCACTAGAATGGGAAAGGGACTAACCTCTGATTTAGCATCCTCAATTGATGAAGCAATAGCTTCAAAGGCTGCTCTACCATCTACAAACCATTGAGCCTGACTTCCATCATCAGTCAAACCCCTAGGAGGAGCAAAAGACCCAAAGCGATGAGGATGACACCAGCCCTCTGGGGGCCTAAGGCCAGCATCATTAATGGCAGCAATCCAATCTTTAACTTTAGCACTATTCTTGGTCCTCAAACTTATGCTCCGGTTTCCACAAGTCACCTTTCAAAGTTTCCATTACTCGTTAAAGATTTATTTTCTCTGAATTTgttcaaaacatatatatttcacAGGCCAATTAATTTGTTTAGACATTTTGTAGATCCAAAAAGTACAGTGAAGAATGCAGGTCCCAAAGACTTTGAAcaattacaagaaaaagaatcaatagAACTTGAATATTTGGGACAAAACTGTTAACCCATACATTTAAAGTGTCAATCTAAAAGTTTAGGTATGGCAGTAtttgtaaaatgaaaattagacACGAACTAGACCAAAGGATTACACTGAATTTGGCTCAGCTCAGCCTTAATTTTAAACTATGAGAACTAAAGAACTCTTAAAAATTACAATGCCCATCAGTTGCTTTCATTCAGTGTTTTCTCCAGCAATTCCTTAATGAACACAGTAATTTTATAAAGAGATCATTAATGAATTAAGTCAGACCCCAAAAAGGTAGAGAGAAGTGCATATTGCCATGCCTGAAAACAACATGCTTACTACAAAGAATGCCTCAAACAAGCAGATAGGCaatatgttattaaattttaagcTTCTATGCATCATGTGTATTCAGCAGATTCTCTGACTAGAAATTGCCATCTTCAGCTACATATAAGAATCAAGTATACTAAAAAAACTGTTACTTAAATTTTAAGGGAAAAGGCAGAAGTAAAACTGGATAATAACCTATCAGTCAAAGCAAAATATAAATTCCAGAAAATAAAAGCCTGAGTGCTGCTTACCTTAAATGTATGGCGTAGAGGATTACGGTCCTTAATTTCTGTTGCTAATGATACTCGTCCGTCACCATTTCCATCAGAGAGAGGTAGTACGTCAAAAACAATTATATCTATAGGTTTGGTATCAAAAGGATCTCCCAGCAAGGCCAAGAATCCAGGTTTCAGTACAGCCCACACCTGTACAACAAAAGGAAAACAGCAACAGCAAAGTAACAAAAGTAAAAGTCAAATACTCAAAAAGGAAACTGAAAGCAGTGCCACCGATGTTCCatatcatcaaattttaatccaCGTGCCCAAATTCTCAATAATTAGGCAAAATTTCAAATGAAAGCACTCATTGTAATAACAAATAAcagcacaaataaaattaaaaaagacaaaaaattaaatgtatagCCATGAATTTCAAGAATGAAAGTTCATTACCTTTTGCCAATTGTCATTACAGCAATTAAACCAAGGACAGCAGTTGCATCTTGTTGAatcatcatttttcaaaatttttggaagaTGCTTAACCATTACATAATCTTCTTTCAGCTTAGGGCCATACTCTGGTGAAAATGACAACTTTGAAACCTCCAAAAACTTGCAAACCTACAAATGAATTCCATGAGTGGAAAAGATGTACTAAAGATTGCACAATAGGAAATTGAGTTGCACaaaagattcaaatttatagcACATAGCAACTACCAGTGCATTAAAATTCTACAACTAAATCAAAGCCACTCAATTTAAGTATTATGGCCCTAAAATCCTTTAGAGACATTGACCAAGAGTATTCAAAGGTGCACAAGAGGTAAAGGGTAAAGCACAACTGCATGTAATTCATCATTGCATCACATAACACAAAAAATCATTTGCATGCATAAATCATCAATTGAGAGTAAAAAATTCAACCATGAAAACTATGCTACTACCAAGTTTACCAAgcataactttcaaaaaactAGTACTCACATTAAAAGAAAGCAGATGAtgccaaattttataatttattgacaaCTCATAGATAACAAGAGGCAAATGCCAGGTAGTTGTTGAGAATTGGTTTGAATCAGAGTGCGAGGCTGGTCTCCAAGTACAGTAAGGCTCATAATGACCAGAAAGGTTGAAAGTCACAGATACATTTGGCAAGACAAGAGATAATGATGAAACAGAAAAGAAGGCCATATGAATTAACACCTATGAACACATACATGACTAAAAAGACAATTTATTACAGAGGTGTAAATACTATGAGAATTATCCAAAGTTTCAAACAATTGTAGTGTAAATTAAGATAAAGCACCCAAGCATACCTCTCGGGAGTTAACGATGTCTATATTTCCCAGGAAGTGATTTAAGTATTGTTGCATTGCAACTTTTGCTCTGTCTGACATTGAATGCTGTCTTCCTAAAGCTGGCCGAATTACTGGCAGGGCAGCACTTGAGGGAACATCTCTGAACAAAAAAACCCACTTTCAAAACTATAACGAATGTCAAGGAATATGTTTAATGTTCATCAGAACATGTGGTAGCAGTCACCTGTTCTTAGCAATTTCATCATTATGAACATGGATAGCATCATCATCaccttcatcatcatcttgtaCTACTGCAATGTGATCGCCTATTCCTAGATTTTGAAGCCATTCTTTAacctttaatataattttccaaaaatcACATCAAACCCCAAACTTtcccaaagaaaaaaatgaaagttcaTACTTGCAAAAACAAAGGCAGAGAACTGTATTCATACACACCTGCTCTTGCTTCTCTTGAATCTCCTCAAAAAACGCACGTTTCTTCAATGCAAAGTGCAAATAAAGTACATGTGAAGCTTTCTTTACTAACCTCCATTTGAACTGGtgaataaaaacacaaaatcttTCCCGTAAACAAAATGCTTACATTGCCAAAAAAGCATAACAATGCATCGAACAATCAATAGAAGCAGTAAAACATTCAAAGTTCAATCAAGCACGGAGTTAATGAGACTAACATTTAAAACATTCAAGAAAACCAAAAAGGGGAACTCTCTAAATGTAAAACAGAAGCAGAATGCTTTGAACTCCAAGATGAAAAATATTGCCTCATTTCTTCGCAACAGATAAGCCTTCACGCTAATTCGTGAACACACAAAGTGAAAACCGTgtaacataattcaaaatttcattttctatacgTTCGCATcataaaaacaatattcaatccGAGCAAGACAATGATCCAAATAAAATTCACGACTCCTTTGTCATGAGTGAAAACAATTACAGAAAGAGATCGTATTTTCACCTGTTTGTATTGAAATTCAATTGTGTAAGATAAAAGCATGGGGGTGATATCGCCGGCATCGGGTCTAGAAACCGAAACTATGGTAGAGTCAGGCAACTCATCGAAAATCCGAGACGACTCGGGCTCGGGACTGGAACCGAACGAAGTAAAAAACGACGCAACCGTCATGGTGGTGGCCGACGGCTCTGATCGCATTTGAACGTAGCGCGGCCCAACATCTGACATCAACTGGTCTGACGCCATCTGTTTTACTTGAGTCTAGAATTGAATTCTGTTTTGATCTCAAATGTAAAAAGTTTTTGAATCAAAATCAGAAAATTCTTATGACtaattatcaataatgattgATGATTAGTGGGACCGTTTTGGATCTGAAAGAACCAAAGAACCGTAATTTGTTTTCGTtttcgtttttgtttttgaaagacgaaaaataataataaagaaaaaccaGTCTAACGACACGGACAAGTACTGGAAGAGAACCTGAATGAAATTGAACtgaatatttgtatttaatggGTTGTGGATAGTCCGGAGATCGATAAACGGGCATGTTGAATTAATGCCTTGACCTTGATTGAATGATGGAGTTTTTTTTGTGTACAATTTGTCTGCTTTAAGTCTAACAACTAACAATTCAAACCGGGGCACCTTAATGGAATTCGGATCCAGCCAAGTATCCTCTAGAAGCAGCCAAAAATTACAAGTCACATGCTTCACAGTAATAAATCAAGAATGGTGTAGGGTGTGTGTGGGCAAGGCAGTTTCAaagagattattattattattattattattatatagacGACGGCCAAACCTCAGTTGTTTATTGCTATGTGAATTCTCCTTCTTTAAGTATTAAGGTCAAAAGACTACTTTCCCTCGGTGaatgtcaaatttttattatttaagattaaaaaaagccTGATTCTTCAGTATTAAGTGAAAAAAGGTAAGAAAGTGATTTtgcatgaatttttttatttttattttttatttttttgttatattttttattttaaataatgtatgtttaaaggtaaattattatttttaaagatattaacCTGTCgataaaattaatcaatgtttttagtttgaggcatttttaaaatttgtaaattttaatatactctTCTATAACTACGAGAATAATATTTATGTCCTTACAAAAACTTAAcaaagtataatattttaaaattagttagagttttaatatttttagataaggATGACAAAGGGCCAAATAGAGGCCAAATACACTAATCCTCATCTCCATTCTCATGGGAAAAATTCTTCTCCCTATTATTTTCTCATCTTTgctagaataataataaaatatttgttaagtgTTAGGGTTCATTTATAgtaattcaaaacttttaaaagataattaaatatttaatatttaagagaTATACAATAAAGTGAATGAACTAAAGAGGAGAAAGGCAAGGGAGAGCAcacattgaaaatatatttatctttgttcATGAATACGGGAATTTTAGTCCTCTTTATCTTCATTCGGAGGAATATCTTTCCCATTTGAAGAGGGATAATGTCAATAGCTCATGATTGTGACATGGGCTTGTGCACTGGGTGGTGGAATAAGTCGAGGTAGAACTATGCCGGGGGAGGGGGGGCGTGTAAATAGTCATATGTACAAGTAGGAATGTTCAAAACATGCAATCGAATCAAAATGAGCATGGGTGAACAACGTGCATTGACTCTCACAAGATATGTGTGCAGGCAGGTACATGAACGCAGACAGACTTGGGTCTGCGGGGTGCACGCACGTAGAAAGTGACTTCCAAATGGCTTCGAAAGACTTaagaatcattaaaaatttattaacaattgTAATTAGACAATGAGCTAAAATATAGGcacaaaaccaaacaaattaaatgtaataatcagattattatttatattatctattacatCAACATTGATTACtgataaacaaaacaaaataataaaagataaattaccaaaataatcttcaaATTCTTAAACCAAATAGTCCTTGAGAGAAATAGgatgaaaacttaattttaaaggtTGAATTACCATCTCTATTTTTTACAGGTccaaatattaagttttttttttttgtaatctaaataataaaaattttatgcgaaaaaaaaaatatcccACGATCACAATTGTTAAATTTCTTAAGATTAAGATAATTGAGTGATAAAATTCCGTAGTTCTTTTGGAAAGTTGTTCCTTCATTAATGCGAGCTATAGCTTTATCAGTGTAGAATAGTACAACttgcaagaaataacaaaaaaaatattcactGCCATTCACGATATAACAAAAAGAAACTACAGTTCATATGGTTCCAAAATTCCAGGGCTTCATGAACATAAATTTTtccataaaacataaaacaagatGACATAAGGAAACAAATTCCTACTTAGAAAAGCAAAAATCATTGGCATAAATGGGTTACAGATCTTCAGTTTTTGCTATCAATGTCCTCACTGATCATTCACTTCTTGGCTTTCTTAGCTCCCCTACAGTAGTCCAGAAAATTTTCTATCAGTCCTGTTAATAGAGAtcaataaaacaagaaaaaaatataatgttt
Above is a genomic segment from Mangifera indica cultivar Alphonso chromosome 3, CATAS_Mindica_2.1, whole genome shotgun sequence containing:
- the LOC123211862 gene encoding phospholipase D zeta 1 isoform X2, with the translated sequence MASDQLMSDVGPRYVQMRSEPSATTMTVASFFTSFGSSPEPESSRIFDELPDSTIVSVSRPDAGDITPMLLSYTIEFQYKQFKWRLVKKASHVLYLHFALKKRAFFEEIQEKQEQVKEWLQNLGIGDHIAVVQDDDEGDDDAIHVHNDEIAKNRDVPSSAALPVIRPALGRQHSMSDRAKVAMQQYLNHFLGNIDIVNSREVCKFLEVSKLSFSPEYGPKLKEDYVMVKHLPKILKNDDSTRCNCCPWFNCCNDNWQKVWAVLKPGFLALLGDPFDTKPIDIIVFDVLPLSDGNGDGRVSLATEIKDRNPLRHTFKVTCGNRSISLRTKNSAKVKDWIAAINDAGLRPPEGWCHPHRFGSFAPPRGLTDDGSQAQWFVDGRAAFEAIASSIEDAKSEIFICGWWLCPELYMRRPFHVNASSRLDALLEDKAKKGVQIYILLYKEVALALKINSVYSKRKLLNIHENVRVLRYPDHFSTGVYLWSHHEKLVIVDYQICFIGGLDLCFGRYDTFEHKLGDNPPLVWPGKDYYNPRESEPNSWEDTMKDELDRGKYPRMPWHDVHCALWGPPCRDVARHFVQRWNYAKRNKAPYEETIPLLMPQHQMVIPHYMGRSREVEIGHKNGEDNSKGMKRQDSFSSMSSFQDIPLLLPQDSSGLDGSHGGPKSNGMDINTTKSVSFRYQKAKIEPVTTDTPMKGFVDDYDSSQSPMKISVDVITQTSNKNLDPEWWETQERGDQVGSMDETGQVGPRTSCRCQILRSVSQWSAGTSLIEDSIHCAYVSLIEKAEHFIYIENQFFISGLSADEIIRNRVLEALYRRIMRAYNDKKCFRVIIVIPLLPGFQGGVDDGGAASVRAIMHWQYRTICRGQNSILHNLFELLGPKTHDYISFYGLRSYGRLFEGGPVATSQVYVHSKIMIIDDCVALIGSANINDRSLLGSRDSELQTMW